TCTTGGACATAATGTCCCTGCTAACTATAGTAGCACATTCTACAAGCCAGGACCTAGTACCCACTCCCTTGcctatttatagactttttcaGAAGGTCAGTTGTTGCAGGATTCTCAGGACAGAGCAATCTGGTCTCAGACCTCCTATATAACTGATGCCCACAGGACTACCTCTTATTTTGGGGGGTCTCCTTAACGGAGGCTGCAAAGAATAGGCACTCAGTGAAGTACCCGAGCGCTCTAGAGGTGCAGATCCTGAGCCAGCAGTCCTATCCTGTTTGCCCTTGGTATCGTTTGTACCTTTCACCCAGTGGGCTGGACTAGCTTCCTTGGATCAGTCACATAAGCAGTTGTGAAGTCTCAGCTCTAGTCGTTGAGGCTTCTACCTTACAACAAATTTAGGAAGGATGGGGGCTAAAGGTCAAAGACTTCTAACCttgaagaaagacaaaaatcacctTTGGAAATCTCACAGGGAGCCTGTCTTCTAATTAGGGTAAATGAATGCCAAACCTGCCTCAAAATAAAGGGATACACAGGATATAGCCAGATTCCTTACCTCATAATAGAGACTCTTTCAGACCTTATTTAATAGGCTCAAGCATtgttaataaaaacatttattttgtattttatagagAACAACCTGAAGTCTGCATTATGACTTGACAGTTACCCAGGGTTTTACAGACAGTATTATCCATCTCAACAGcgtggttctggggattagggatCCACACAAACACAGGCAGGAGTTGCGAGGGAGGAAAGGGGCACAGCAGGAGTGTATTTCAAtcctttcttaaaaagaaaaggcagtaGAGCATTCTGAGTCATTGGAAACCTGTGCATATGGGGCTTCTAAAAACAAACACTGTACTGTGAGCTCTTGGGGAAGGTGCAGGATAAGGACCCTGATAAATAAAGGGATATCTGCTTGTGGCAGGGGATGAGGAGGGAGGTTTACTATTTTTAatgccctcagtcccagtactTGATATTCAAAGGAGACCATGTCCAATCTTAAATCATTTCCCTGTTCAGAAAGAGGTGCTAGCACCTCTGGGAAGAAATGTCAGTCATCCCCAAGTCTCTATTCTATAGCCCATAGCatgttaaaggggaaaaaagccaaagGGTAGTGGTTTGTGTTCTGTGGAAGTAAAAAGCTTAGTTTATGTTAAGCACTGATAAATCCAAATGACTAGGAAAGACCACAGATCAGACAGTGCTATATACAACCCGTGAAAGAGGCCTCTAGCAGTGACCAAGAGGGGACAGTCCAGAGCAACCTCGGCTTGAGGTGCAGCAGGTATAGAAAATCTGGAAGGAGGTGAGTGTTTAAGTAGTGGGCAACAAAACACTCCCAGATCTTAGTTTTAATGGGataactttaaaaagataaataaaaatcaaacactGGGTGCCAGTCACAACAAATGCCATGGCCTTTATAAAGATCATGtggtagcattaaaaaaaaaaaaagccaaagcatAACCAATAGGTCTTGCTTGGAAGTGTCTGTGTGCATGGGAGGTTAATGGGGCTTGGTACAGCTGACGATCCAACATGATTCCTATGGAAACAGAAGGGGCAGAGTCCTGGTTTGCTGGCCTATTAAAGGGTGGGCAGAATAGAACCAAAAGCTCTGAAGTGACAGCAGATTCTCTGCAACCAGCTTTGACCCAGGGAAATAGGAGTCAGATTCTCTCTCTGGAGACTAGGGGGTGGCAAACCTAACGCATACCACATGCATTAGTCCTGGTCATCAACAGTTGATGGGCAACTCATACCAGGCAAGGGAAAGAGGTGGTTAGGGAAGAAGGgtcacttttcattttttaaaatcttaatttatattttaaactcaAACTTATCATCAGTGCCTCAGACACAATTTAATCTTAAGTCTTTAAAAGCCCCCTGAAACAaaagtatactttttaaattaagctcCCTCACTTTGTGGTAGTTAGTTTCCTCCTAGCCTCCAGTTTCACCCTGACTTAGAGTCCACAAATTTTATCAGACCTTCAGTGCTCATGGACTTGGGCCTCTCTAGAGGGAAGCCCAGGGCTCGGCTCCAGATGAGTTGTGCTAATACACCCAGTGCCCGCGATACCCCAAACAGGACTGTGTAGTAATTCATCTCCGTCATTCCATAGTACTGTAAGGTAAAGAGAAACAGGTTTTGTTAAAGGCCTACAGATAGTGGCATGTACAAGCCCAGGGTGATAAAAACCTTAAACTAGTTAGCCTTCAGTAGAAATGACATTGGGAAAAGTATAGCAATTGGATTCTGAAGAGAGAGCACCCCTTTCCTCCAGCCCgtaccctcccccacaccccttaACAAAGGCAACTTTatcaaaaaaggaaggaaggaggtgtgAGAGTCCTTGCTCTGACTAGGGAGTTAACTCTGTGCACAGTAGAGAACAGTAGGGTTTGGTATAAATGAGAGAAAGCCGGGAAGGGAGGACTCACCTGGAGCAGCACCCCACTGTGAGCATCTACATTGGGCCAAGGATTCTTGGCCTTGCCCTGCTCTAGGAGGACATTGGGCACAATCTTGTACAGCTGAGCAACCAGCTTAAACATGGGGTCATGAGGCAGGTGTTTCAGAGCAAACTCTCGTTGACAGGTATATCGTGGATCAGTCTTCCTTAGCACTGCATGGCCATAGCCTGGGACAACCTGTAAAGAATGAGGGGAAAAGCCAGTTGTAGTCTCAGAGATTCTTATCTCTTCTGAATTCTTCTGGGTaggcaaatgggaaaaaaaaaatctccctctgTAATTTAGGgagttatttcattcttttctccttcattcttcCAAATTACAGAACCTGAGTCTTGGCTTCTCTCCTAGCTGCTCAGCATCTCTGCTTACCCGTCCTGAGTTGAGTGTGTTCCAGATGTAGTCACGTAACTTCTCATCTGACACATCCTTGCCAACTTCCTTCTGTAGTTGTGTCAGCCAAACAAGTACTTCCTGTGAGTAAGGTTTAGAGAATAAAAGAGTGTCAATGCGTATGCCGGGAGAGAATGACAGGATCAGACACAGCATGGGAGTAAGAAAAACATggagcaggaaaagaaaaagagtagcCTTACCTGATTTGCCAGTCCATGGAGGGGCCCTGCCAGCCCGTTCATGGCAGCTGCAAAGGACAGGTAGGGGTCCGAAAGGGCACTGCCCACCAAGTGGCTGGTATGGGCACTTACATTGCCACCCTCATGGTCGCTGTGGGGAAGTAAGAAAAGAGAATCAAGGccgagagaaaggagaaagaaggcaTAGATTATGGGAACACAGACCTTGCTGTTCTCTTATGGTCACACACTAGCCTAGTTATGGGCTCACCCAGCCTACAGCCAGTCATTTCTACATAAGCTCTTGTAAGAGATGCCCCAATCTTACTACCAGCCTTTGTTCACTAATCCACAGGGCTGGAGAGGTGACTGGTTGATGATGCTGCTGTGCCAAGCTCCCTGACTCTCACCCCAACTTTAATAGCAATGGCCAGAAGAGGGAGCTCCTGGAAAGCTGACGGACCTATCCAATGTGAGCAGCTAGTACCTCTTCCTGGCTAGAAGTATGATCTTAGGGCAGTTATGGTAATTTCCCTAGACCTCCTAACCTTCCAACTGAACCCCTTTTTTGCCTTGTATCATCTCTTATGCTGTGTTTCCATCTCCTTGCTGCCCACTACCTGTTCCCAGAAGATGAGAATGTTAAGGAGCTTTTCTTAATATTCACAACCAATCCAGGCACCTGGTGGCTACGGTTGCTGGGTCTCCCTCACCTGTGGATGGTGAGGTACAAGCGCATGAGCTCCGTGAACTGAGCATCAGTATAGCCTAACATGTTGGTGAAATTGTGGGACCAGTCCAGCTTAGAATCAATGGCCCCAATACTGCTGCCCTCCCGGTAGAGATTCCGGTAGATCTTTGCTGCAACACAAGGTAGCTTTGCGATCAGATCCATACAGTCTTCATAAATCAACTgatgggaagaagaggaaaatggagaaaaaaagaaattatcaaaAAGAAGAATTAGGCAGGGGTGGTGTCTGTCATCCATGGGTCGGGCTATTTGGGTGGATGATTATATGCTGGGTGGTTACACAGGGAGTATAACAAAAGTGACTATTTAATTGAATAACTGTTGTGACCCAGGCACTGCACTGAGGGATTGACACACACTATCTCATGTATATTAAAACATTATTCCCAGTTTCTTCCACTCTACAAAGTATATAAtgacctccattttacagaatagggaactgaggctcagagagcattTGGTTAAATGCCAAAGTCAGATTTTGAATCCTTGTATGTTTAATCATGTTTTCTGCTACACAACTTCGCACTAAATGAATGCTAAGACACTAGGTTTTAATGAGTCTCTTTCATCTTTGAAGGAAAATTCATCACATATGCCAAGGGTCAAACAGTGGCATTCAGTTGTTAGTTGTTAACAAAGGCTTCCATTttttaagcacttactatgtaacAGGTACTGTGCTACacatattatttgcatttttttcttctcttacaaTAATCCTGTAAGGTTACGTatccttcattttacaaatgaagaaattgaggcttgcCAGGTTAAGTAACATGCACAAGGTCACCCACTCAGCTAATAAGCATCATCTGGCTTAAATAGTTATCAACTTGTTTCATCTATACCCTTACTT
The Vicugna pacos chromosome 12, VicPac4, whole genome shotgun sequence DNA segment above includes these coding regions:
- the LOC140700065 gene encoding citrate synthase, mitochondrial, whose protein sequence is MALLTAAARLFGAKNASCLVLAARHASASSTNLKDILADLIPKEQARIKTFRQQHGKTVVGQITVDMMYGGMRGMKGLVYETSVLDPEEGIRFRGYSIPECQKLLPKAKGGEEPLPEGLFWLLVTGQIPKEEQVSWLSKEWAKRAALPSHVVTMLDNFPTNLHPMSQLSAAITALNSESSFVRAYSEGVNRSRYWELIYEDCMDLIAKLPCVAAKIYRNLYREGSSIGAIDSKLDWSHNFTNMLGYTDAQFTELMRLYLTIHSDHEGGNVSAHTSHLVGSALSDPYLSFAAAMNGLAGPLHGLANQEVLVWLTQLQKEVGKDVSDEKLRDYIWNTLNSGRVVPGYGHAVLRKTDPRYTCQREFALKHLPHDPMFKLVAQLYKIVPNVLLEQGKAKNPWPNVDAHSGVLLQYYGMTEMNYYTVLFGVSRALGVLAQLIWSRALGFPLERPKSMSTEGLIKFVDSKSG